In the Phaseolus vulgaris cultivar G19833 chromosome 7, P. vulgaris v2.0, whole genome shotgun sequence genome, one interval contains:
- the LOC137830735 gene encoding nuclear transcription factor Y subunit A-10-like isoform X1, whose translation MQTAYLKEHEGIVHNSVGQLSSATSAPWLNGLGSQPVCGDYCGQSKPFSLEFSNYVDQLAGGKQTARGHANQFSIFSDDCKMLGDGQNPPATLAPQSSVAEPPNHLELGFNQPMICAPYPCMDQFCGLVSAYGPQIPGRIMLPLNMASDDGPTYVNAKQYHGIIRRRQSRAKAVLENKMVKRRKPYMHESRHLHAMRRPRGNGGRFLNTRNSSNENGGNDVEGNQMGGLQFLSSASQSSEMMQSDVGMHSPMETDQYSPNMSSSEVSSMYSREGFDGFSVHPLGSSSVHPLGSSSVHPLGSSSVHPLGSSVHSIADMIGSGNGITMPTRWA comes from the exons ATGCAAACTGCTTACCTGAAAGAACACGAAGGAATTGTTCACAATTCTGTTGGACAATTGTCATCTGCAACTTCAGCTCCATGGTTGAATGGCTTAGGATCTCAACCAGTCTGTGGGGATTATTGTGGCCAAAGCAAGCCCTTTTCTTTGGAGTTTTCCAACTATGTCGACCAACTTGCTGGTGGTAAGCAAACAGCACGAGGACATGCAAACCAGTTTTCCATCTTTtctg ATGATTGTAAAATGTTGGGCGATGGCCAAAATCCTCCGGCAACCTTAGCACCGCAGTCATCAGTTGCTGAGCCCCCCAACCATTTGGAGTTAGGGTTTAATCAGCCTATG ATCTGTGCGCCATATCCCTGTATGGATCAGTTTTGTGGGCTCGTTTCAGCTTATGGACCTCAAATTCCG GGACGTATAATGCTTCCGCTTAACATGGCTTCTGATGATGGACCAACCTACGTGAATGCTAAGCAGTACCATGGAATCATCAGACGCAGGCAGTCACGCGCGAAGGCAGTTCTTGAGAATAAAATGGTTAAACGTCGCAAG CCTTACATGCATGAATCACGCCATCTGCATGCAATGAGGAGACCAAGAGGAAATGGTGGTCGCTTCTTGAACACAAGAAACTCCAGCAATGAAAATGGTGGAAATGATGTTGAAGGGAATCAAATGGGTGGCCTACAATTTCTGTCTAGTGCCTCTCAGAGTTCTGAAATGATGCAATCTGATGTTGGAATGCATTCACCAATGGAGACAGATCAATACAGTCCAAACATGTCTAGTTCAGAAGTGAGTAGCATGTATTCAAGGGAAGGTTTCGATGGCTTTTCTGTTCATCCTCTTGGATCTTCTTCTGTTCATCCTCTTGGATCTTCTTCTGTTCATCCTCTTGGATCTTCTTCCGTTCATCCTCTTGGATCTTCTGTCCATTCTATAGCAGACATGATAGGTAGTGGAAATGGTATCACCATGCCCACTAGATGGGCTTAA
- the LOC137830735 gene encoding nuclear transcription factor Y subunit A-2-like isoform X2 translates to MQTAYLKEHEGIVHNSVGQLSSATSAPWLNGLGSQPVCGDYCGQSKPFSLEFSNYVDQLAGDDCKMLGDGQNPPATLAPQSSVAEPPNHLELGFNQPMICAPYPCMDQFCGLVSAYGPQIPGRIMLPLNMASDDGPTYVNAKQYHGIIRRRQSRAKAVLENKMVKRRKPYMHESRHLHAMRRPRGNGGRFLNTRNSSNENGGNDVEGNQMGGLQFLSSASQSSEMMQSDVGMHSPMETDQYSPNMSSSEVSSMYSREGFDGFSVHPLGSSSVHPLGSSSVHPLGSSSVHPLGSSVHSIADMIGSGNGITMPTRWA, encoded by the exons ATGCAAACTGCTTACCTGAAAGAACACGAAGGAATTGTTCACAATTCTGTTGGACAATTGTCATCTGCAACTTCAGCTCCATGGTTGAATGGCTTAGGATCTCAACCAGTCTGTGGGGATTATTGTGGCCAAAGCAAGCCCTTTTCTTTGGAGTTTTCCAACTATGTCGACCAACTTGCTGGTG ATGATTGTAAAATGTTGGGCGATGGCCAAAATCCTCCGGCAACCTTAGCACCGCAGTCATCAGTTGCTGAGCCCCCCAACCATTTGGAGTTAGGGTTTAATCAGCCTATG ATCTGTGCGCCATATCCCTGTATGGATCAGTTTTGTGGGCTCGTTTCAGCTTATGGACCTCAAATTCCG GGACGTATAATGCTTCCGCTTAACATGGCTTCTGATGATGGACCAACCTACGTGAATGCTAAGCAGTACCATGGAATCATCAGACGCAGGCAGTCACGCGCGAAGGCAGTTCTTGAGAATAAAATGGTTAAACGTCGCAAG CCTTACATGCATGAATCACGCCATCTGCATGCAATGAGGAGACCAAGAGGAAATGGTGGTCGCTTCTTGAACACAAGAAACTCCAGCAATGAAAATGGTGGAAATGATGTTGAAGGGAATCAAATGGGTGGCCTACAATTTCTGTCTAGTGCCTCTCAGAGTTCTGAAATGATGCAATCTGATGTTGGAATGCATTCACCAATGGAGACAGATCAATACAGTCCAAACATGTCTAGTTCAGAAGTGAGTAGCATGTATTCAAGGGAAGGTTTCGATGGCTTTTCTGTTCATCCTCTTGGATCTTCTTCTGTTCATCCTCTTGGATCTTCTTCTGTTCATCCTCTTGGATCTTCTTCCGTTCATCCTCTTGGATCTTCTGTCCATTCTATAGCAGACATGATAGGTAGTGGAAATGGTATCACCATGCCCACTAGATGGGCTTAA